The SAR202 cluster bacterium genome has a window encoding:
- a CDS encoding NUDIX domain-containing protein encodes MESLAGAANAFGGFVVSPEALPTEPELFRRKLAFSIEAWRQEGYKLVWLELPISRARLVPIAADLGFSYHHAGEGYLMMTCRLVETAFIPAYATHYIGAGGVVLNDRRELLVVREKRGGKQGIPSNFKLPGGALHAGEHLVDGVIREVLEETGIKTRFQSLVSLRNQHGYRYGKSDIYFVCRLEPLSNEICKQEDEIEECRWMSVDDYLGIDSVSIFNKSIVRAAIENPGLSPRVLDGYGRDPTKIEIFFPRNPQ; translated from the coding sequence GTGGAATCACTTGCAGGCGCCGCCAACGCGTTCGGCGGCTTTGTTGTGAGCCCTGAAGCTCTGCCTACTGAGCCGGAGCTTTTCCGTCGCAAGCTCGCCTTTTCAATCGAAGCGTGGCGGCAAGAGGGCTACAAGCTGGTCTGGCTTGAACTGCCGATCAGTCGCGCCAGGCTGGTGCCTATTGCGGCGGACCTTGGCTTTTCGTACCACCACGCAGGCGAAGGGTACCTGATGATGACCTGCCGGCTGGTGGAAACGGCGTTCATACCGGCGTATGCGACGCACTACATCGGCGCGGGCGGCGTTGTTCTTAACGACCGGCGGGAGCTGCTCGTGGTGAGGGAGAAGCGCGGCGGCAAACAGGGAATCCCGAGCAACTTCAAGCTGCCGGGCGGCGCGCTTCACGCAGGCGAGCATCTGGTGGACGGGGTAATTCGAGAGGTGCTGGAGGAGACGGGCATAAAGACCAGGTTCCAGTCGCTCGTCAGCCTGCGGAACCAGCACGGCTACCGGTACGGCAAATCGGACATCTACTTCGTGTGCCGCCTTGAGCCTCTCTCCAACGAAATATGCAAGCAGGAAGACGAAATCGAAGAGTGCCGGTGGATGTCTGTGGACGACTACCTGGGGATTGATAGCGTGAGCATCTTCAACAAGAGCATCGTTCGCGCCGCTATCGAAAACCCTGGGCTCTCGCCCCGTGTGCTTGACGGCTACGGCCGCGACCCGACGAAGATCGAGATATTCTTCCCCCGCAACCCGCAGTAG